Genomic DNA from Blattabacterium sp. (Blaberus giganteus):
AGTATAAAAAAGAAGCCGTGATTCCTGCCATAGTAAAGGCGATTAATCCTGTTAAAAACCATCCTCTTATGACTTTTAAAACACCTGAAACTCTATAAACAGCGCTTTCTCTGTCCCATGCTCTATCTGAAAGAGAAGTACCCATAGATACCATAAAAGTGACAAAAGTGGTAGATAATGGCAGTTTTTGAACTGTAGCTATAGATATCAATATACTGGATATCGTTAAATTTGCAGAAGCTCTAACTAGATCAAAAGCTATGTTTTCTTCTTTTTGTATTTTTTTTTGCTTAAAATTTTTTTCTATTTTAACCAGAAGTCTTTTAGGAAACAATTTAAAGAAATGATTTCCTGAATATAAAAAAAACCGAACAATTCCTCTAGAAAAAGAATTGGATAAAAATTTTTCTGGTCCTTCATTTTGTCTACTTAAATTAATTTCTGTACTCGTGATGTTTTTTGTTTTTTTGGAAAACCAAAGAGTGAATATCATAATCATTCCTGCAAAAATTAAAACGGAAGACGGAACCTGTACATTTCCAGATAAACTTTTCATATTGAATTTTTCAGCAGGAGGACTCCCTGATTCTTTCCATATATTATAAGATTGTATACTCGCTATAGGAATTCCGATAAAATTTACTAAATCATTTCCTGCAAAAGCCATAGCTAAAGAAAAAGTCCCATATAATACAACAAATTTTAATATGTTATATCCTAAAGAAACAAATATCTTTGCTATAATTGTCCATGTTGAAAATAATATAAGAAAAAAAATAAAAAAATTATGGTGAATCCATTTTATGAAATGTTGAATAAATAAGTAAAATCCTGTTAAGTTTTCATCAATTGAACCTTGAAAAGTACTATGAAATCCTTTTATAACAAGAAAATAAGTCATACTGCTCAATGAAATGGCCGTCCATATCACTCCTACATGTTTTAATCTACTTTCATATTCGAAACTGAATAAAAAACGAATGAAATAGTGAATAAAAGCACCGGAAGTAAAAGAAATGAGAATCGATAAAAAAATACCTATACTAATAGTAAATGTTTTTTCCGCTTTAATGTATAGAGTTAAATGATGAAAAGGTTCGTTATTAAATGGAGAAGTCATTTTTATCATGGCAATACTGAAAGCGGCGCCTAATAAACAAAAAACCATAGAGACTGTAGTCGAAGTAGGTAATCCTAAAGTGTTAAAAATATCCAATAAAATAATATCGGATATCATGACCGCTAAGAAAATAAAAATAATGTCTGAAAAATAAAAATAAGAAGGATCAAAAACTCCTTTTCTTGCCACTTCCATCATTCCACTAGACAAAAAAGCTCCTAGTAAAATACCTAAACTAGAAAAAATCATAATAATTCTACGAGAAGCAACTTGAGATCCAATAGCAGAATTTAGAAAATTAACGGCATCATTAATTAAACCAACAATCAGATCAAATATAGATAAGAAAAAAATAACCACTATAATTGAGAGGTAAAAAAATTTCATAATAAGAGGTATTGAGGTATTATTGAATTCACAAAAAAAAAAAAAAGACAAAAGTATATTATTAAGGTTTGTTTTTTTTATATTTTAAATGGTGAATAATTTTTATGATTTTACAATTTTTTTAAAGATTCTTTAATGAGATTTTCTACAGAAAATTCTGGATTTTCATTCAAAATATCATCTAAAACTTTTTTAGATTCTTTAGGAGAAAATCCAAGCACACTCAAAGCACTTAAAGCTTCTTTTTTTATATTATAAGGTGTATTTTCCAATAGTTTTACGTTTTTTTCTTTTTTATAAATTATTTCTTTAATAATTTTATCTTTTAGTTCAATAATAATTCTTTTAGCTGTTTTGGTCCCAATTCCTTTAACTTTGTTAAACACTTTTATATCTTCTTTAGATATAGATTCTTCTATTTCATATGGAGTGAGAGAAGATAATAACATAATAGCAGAACTTGGCCCTATTCCATTAACGGATATCAAATAAGAAAATATTTGTCTTTCTTTTTTGTCAAAAAAACCATATAAAACATGTTGATTTTCTTTTATAAATAAATAAGTGTATATGAAAATATTTTTTCCTTCTTTTTCTAACAAAGAACAATAAGTATATGAGGATATATGAATATGATATCCTACTCCATGACAATCTATAATTAAATCAGATTGATTTTTTTCTATTAACTTTCCTCTTAAGTGTGTTATCATGATATTATCAGTAAGCAGATAATAAATTCTAAAAAAGTTATTTTTTTCTAAAAAAAATTTGTATGGGAACTCCTATAAAATCAAAGTAATAACGAATTTTATTTTCAACAAATCTTTTATAAGATTCTTTTATGTATTGAGGAAAATTAGAAAAAAAAATAAATTTTGGCGTGCATGAAGGTAACTGAGTACAATATTTTATAGTTATATATTTATTTTTTTTATTAGTAGTAGGAGGATTTTTTTTCAGAATTGGTAACATAATTTTATTTAAAATATTCGTTTTTAATCTGTTTTTACGGTATTTTAAAACCTGATAAGCCATGGGAAGGATATTGTGTATTCCATCTTTATTTTTAGCGGATATAAAAAGAATGGGAACATTATAAAATGGATAAATTTTTTTTCTTATAAAAAATTCGTAATCTTTTTGTGTATAATAATTATTTTTGTGAAATAAATCCCATTTATTAATAAGAATTATGATTCCTTTATGATTTTTTTCCACTAATTTAAAAATATTCATATCTTGTCTCTCCCATCCACAATATGCATCTACCATTAAAAGACAAACATCCGCATATTCTATTGTTTTAAAAGTTCTCATAGTAGAATAAAATTCAATGTTATCTTTTATTTTTGATTTTTTTCTAACTCCAGGGGTATCTACTAAAATACACTCATATTCACATTTTTTGTATAATACATCTAAACTATCTCTGGTTGTTCCCGAAATACTTGTCACAATATGATGGTTTTTATTTAGAAAAGAATTAATTAAAGTTGATTTTCCTACATTGGGACGTCCTATTATTGAAAAACGAGGAATAAATTCGTTTTTCAATATTTCTTCTTTTTCTTTTAAAAATTTTTCCTTTTTGAATATTTCTATTAATTTATCTAGTAATTCTCCCGTACCACTTCCATTTATAGCTGATATATAGTAATATTTTTCAAATCCTAAATAAAAAAAATCTGTGTCAGAATATATAGATTTTACGTTATCTACTTTATTCACAACTAATAAAATTATTTTTTGACATTTTCTTAATATTTTCGCAATTTCTCTATCTGCATCTAATATTCCTATTTTTATATCTACTAAAAATAAAATAACATCAGATTCTTTGATAGCTATGAAAATTTGATTTTTAATTTCTTTTTCAAGTACATCATTTTTTGAAATATAAAAACCACCAGTGTCTACCACAGAAAATTTGATTCCATTCCATTCTGAATTTCCATAAATACGATCTCTTGTTATTCCACTTGTTACATGAACAATCGCTTTTCTTCTTCCTACAAGACGATTAAACAAAGTTGATTTCCCTACATTGGGACGTCCTATTATAGATACGATATAATTCATTTGAAATAGATTATTCACAAAGGTAGAATTTTTTCATTAGTTTCATTATTAGATTATTAGTCAAAGTGTATATTGATAAATAAAAAATAATACGTTGCGGATAGATATTGTAAGTATAATGCCTGAAATTTTTCATAGCCCTTTTTCAAATTCTGTTATTAAAAGAGCTTTGAAGAAAGGGTTAATTGATATTCATGTTCATGATTTACGTAAATATGGTTTAGGAAAACGAAAAAATGTGGATGATTATCCTTATGGAGGGGGATCAGGGATGGTAATTAGAATAGAACCTGTATATCAATGTTTTTCGAAGCTTTTATCCGAAAGAGATTATGATGAAAAAATTTTTATGACCCCTGATGGAAAGTTATTTTCACAAAAATATGCTCAAGATTTAACTAATAAAAAAAATATTATCATTCTTTGTGGACGTTATAAAGGAATTGATCAAAGAATTAGAGATCACCTAATATCCAAAGAAATATCTATTGGAAATTACATTTTATCTGGAGGAGAACTAGCTGCTGCTGTTGTTGTAGAATCTGTAGTTAGATTGTTGCCTGGAGTCATACAAAATCAAGATTCCATTTTTACAGACTCTTTTCAAAAAGAATCCTTTATCGCTCCTCCCATTTATACTCGTCCAGTGATTTATAAAGGATGGTCTGTTCCAAAAATACTTGTGTCTGGACATCATAAAAAAATAAAAGATTGGTTGTATAAAAAATCTATGCAATTCAAACAAAAATTGGATCCTTACGAGGATTCGTCAAAATAAATTTCGCTATAAATTAAACGTTTTATAACTTGGTTAGTTTTATGAAAGTAAAATTTATTTATTACATTTTGCATTAAATTTCTAATTTGTGTGTTACACAAATTACCTATACTTCCTTCGTGAGAATAACAACCCTGAGTAAAGGGTTTAAAATATCCATTTTGTATATCTAAACCTACTTTTTTATAAGCTTCTCTAAAAGAATATCCTTTTTCAATAACTAGTTTGTTTACAACTTCTACACTAAACAAGTATTTATATTTATCATCCTGAATAATATCCTTTTTTACTATGATATGATTCAACATATATTGAAACATGGAAAAACATTTTTTCGTTTCTTCAAAAATAGGAATAAATCTTTCTTTAATAAGCTGAAAATCTCTATGATATCCAGAACATAAATTAGAAGAAATCAAAGAAATTTCGTTGGGTAACGAAGTCATTCTATTACATTTAGCTCGTATGAGCTCAAAAACATCTGGATTTTTCTTATGAGGCATAATGCTAGACCCGGTAGTAAGGTGATCAGGAAAGCTAATGAAATTGAAATTCTGACTTAAATATAAGCAAATGTCTTGTGCCATTTTACTTAAAGTTCTTGCTAAAGAAGCAATAGATTCTGAAACGATTCTTTCCATTTTTCCACGTCCCATTTGAGCATACACCACATTATAATTTAAGTCTTCGAAGCCCAATAAATCAGTTGTCATTTTTCTATTTAAAGGAAAAGAAGATCCATAACCTGCAGCTGAACCTAAAGGGTTTTTGTTCACAATACGATATGCAGTGCGCATTAATAGTAAATCATCTATTAAACTTTCTGCATATGCGGCAAACCAAAGACCAAAAGAAGAAGGCATTGCTATTTGATAATGAGTATAACCAGGCATCAATATGTTTTTATGTTGTTCACTTAGTTTTAATAATAAATCAAAAAAAGAATAAGTCATATATACAATTTCTTTTATTTCTGCTCGAATAAAAAGTTTCAAATCAACCAAAATTTGATCATTTCTAGATCTACCACTATGTATTTTTTGTCCTACGTTTCCTAAACGATGAGTTAACATAAATTCTATCTGAGAATGAATATCTTCTATTCCTTCATCTATCTTGAAATTATTATTTAAAATTTCGTGAACATAAATGTTACGCAATTCTTGAATTAAAATTTTTAAATCTTTTTGGTTTAATAATCCTACGCTTTTCAACATAATAACATGAGCAATGGTCCCTATAACATCATGTGGAGCTAAAAGTAAATCTATTTTTGAATCTCTGCTTGAAGTGAAACTTCCTATTTCTTTATCAAAACTAAAATTCGTTTTTTTTTCCCAGATTTTCATGGAATAATTTATTTTATGAATTCTATATAAATAAATTTTATGTAAATAAGAAAAATTTATAATAAAATTAATGTATTATGAATAAAAATAAAAAACATAATTATACAGCAGATAGTATTCAATCCCTAGAAGGGATCGAACATATTAGACTCAGACCCTCTATGTATATTGGAGATATAGGAATTAGAGGATTGCATCATTTAGTTAATGAAGTAATAGATAATTCTGTAGATGAAGCTTTAGCAGGTTTTTGTAATAAAATATGGGTTACAATTCATAAAAATGGATTTATCACTGTACTTGATAATGGTCGTGGAATTCCAATAGATATTCACAAAAAAGAAGGAAAATCGGCACTAGAAGTAGTTATGACTAAAATTGGTGCAGGAGGAAAATTTGATAAAAATTCTTATAAAGTTTCTGGAGGA
This window encodes:
- the ruvA gene encoding Holliday junction branch migration protein RuvA gives rise to the protein MITHLRGKLIEKNQSDLIIDCHGVGYHIHISSYTYCSLLEKEGKNIFIYTYLFIKENQHVLYGFFDKKERQIFSYLISVNGIGPSSAIMLLSSLTPYEIEESISKEDIKVFNKVKGIGTKTAKRIIIELKDKIIKEIIYKKEKNVKLLENTPYNIKKEALSALSVLGFSPKESKKVLDDILNENPEFSVENLIKESLKKL
- the argH gene encoding argininosuccinate lyase; this translates as MKIWEKKTNFSFDKEIGSFTSSRDSKIDLLLAPHDVIGTIAHVIMLKSVGLLNQKDLKILIQELRNIYVHEILNNNFKIDEGIEDIHSQIEFMLTHRLGNVGQKIHSGRSRNDQILVDLKLFIRAEIKEIVYMTYSFFDLLLKLSEQHKNILMPGYTHYQIAMPSSFGLWFAAYAESLIDDLLLMRTAYRIVNKNPLGSAAGYGSSFPLNRKMTTDLLGFEDLNYNVVYAQMGRGKMERIVSESIASLARTLSKMAQDICLYLSQNFNFISFPDHLTTGSSIMPHKKNPDVFELIRAKCNRMTSLPNEISLISSNLCSGYHRDFQLIKERFIPIFEETKKCFSMFQYMLNHIIVKKDIIQDDKYKYLFSVEVVNKLVIEKGYSFREAYKKVGLDIQNGYFKPFTQGCYSHEGSIGNLCNTQIRNLMQNVINKFYFHKTNQVIKRLIYSEIYFDESS
- the der gene encoding ribosome biogenesis GTPase Der, which gives rise to MNYIVSIIGRPNVGKSTLFNRLVGRRKAIVHVTSGITRDRIYGNSEWNGIKFSVVDTGGFYISKNDVLEKEIKNQIFIAIKESDVILFLVDIKIGILDADREIAKILRKCQKIILLVVNKVDNVKSIYSDTDFFYLGFEKYYYISAINGSGTGELLDKLIEIFKKEKFLKEKEEILKNEFIPRFSIIGRPNVGKSTLINSFLNKNHHIVTSISGTTRDSLDVLYKKCEYECILVDTPGVRKKSKIKDNIEFYSTMRTFKTIEYADVCLLMVDAYCGWERQDMNIFKLVEKNHKGIIILINKWDLFHKNNYYTQKDYEFFIRKKIYPFYNVPILFISAKNKDGIHNILPMAYQVLKYRKNRLKTNILNKIMLPILKKNPPTTNKKNKYITIKYCTQLPSCTPKFIFFSNFPQYIKESYKRFVENKIRYYFDFIGVPIQIFFRKK
- a CDS encoding inorganic phosphate transporter codes for the protein MKFFYLSIIVVIFFLSIFDLIVGLINDAVNFLNSAIGSQVASRRIIMIFSSLGILLGAFLSSGMMEVARKGVFDPSYFYFSDIIFIFLAVMISDIILLDIFNTLGLPTSTTVSMVFCLLGAAFSIAMIKMTSPFNNEPFHHLTLYIKAEKTFTISIGIFLSILISFTSGAFIHYFIRFLFSFEYESRLKHVGVIWTAISLSSMTYFLVIKGFHSTFQGSIDENLTGFYLFIQHFIKWIHHNFFIFFLILFSTWTIIAKIFVSLGYNILKFVVLYGTFSLAMAFAGNDLVNFIGIPIASIQSYNIWKESGSPPAEKFNMKSLSGNVQVPSSVLIFAGMIMIFTLWFSKKTKNITSTEINLSRQNEGPEKFLSNSFSRGIVRFFLYSGNHFFKLFPKRLLVKIEKNFKQKKIQKEENIAFDLVRASANLTISSILISIATVQKLPLSTTFVTFMVSMGTSLSDRAWDRESAVYRVSGVLKVIRGWFLTGLIAFTMAGITASFLYFFKAWALSFLIFLILFVFYRSYKTYHQMQDQKIEEKPFFGIGNLTLENSLNKTFDILNPILEYIETIYKNSIEGIIQENLKILQDSRNNFFKVKKIFTSIHNSLIKVIRKTKNREPIAGILYLHIYNKTKEIIDSSDIITNHTLFHVINSHKPLKYQQKKNLLTLEHLMIEHFNVIKRITKDKNCKTIQFPCIIQNQIIKKIEEQMNQQVMGIIHKKYGTKNTFLMLDILLQSKKITESIEDLILLYHNAFFHKKKMHTF
- the trmD gene encoding tRNA (guanosine(37)-N1)-methyltransferase TrmD; this encodes MRIDIVSIMPEIFHSPFSNSVIKRALKKGLIDIHVHDLRKYGLGKRKNVDDYPYGGGSGMVIRIEPVYQCFSKLLSERDYDEKIFMTPDGKLFSQKYAQDLTNKKNIIILCGRYKGIDQRIRDHLISKEISIGNYILSGGELAAAVVVESVVRLLPGVIQNQDSIFTDSFQKESFIAPPIYTRPVIYKGWSVPKILVSGHHKKIKDWLYKKSMQFKQKLDPYEDSSK